The following are encoded together in the Labeo rohita strain BAU-BD-2019 chromosome 17, IGBB_LRoh.1.0, whole genome shotgun sequence genome:
- the nhsl1a gene encoding NHS-like protein 1 isoform X5, with product MFCLRAVSSLDEESKWSVHYTAPWHQQENVFLPGSRPDCVEDLHRQAKVNLKTVLRECDKLRKDGFRSSQYYSQSPAFSATSLCENVHLDEEKTEKKKKRFKVLDCLSQSCLSLCCHLRSWKRKASESPNEEEKLVYSMPPQTPLLEHDMDIQRSWTSCLPLPTPEEKMRLQAQSVATDVIPINITGENFDRQASFRRSAANTDTIIRRPKRVQRRKTITGVPDNIQTELANNEQDDRIHPMADQYSTLSRVGSVNSTLRRLDTRDSSCQTEEVKIVPPSVRRIRAQRGHGIAAQMASVSSSSSISTMSDCNGNSYTQLNDSDQSFHSLPRQGSHISHQHCEPKYSSSPYRMNSGSTSSLSYQFDMQDGSSSSLHMLSDSRSSTLNSPKLAENANYQGSDQNNSPSLFSLSGALQNSILYGHKRTEDNQTQSPHSSAQLLSTADASLSAVSSCYESTNSLCTGIHTETESQCSTLDGRNCGNRNCVRRDSNFSESSNQSCSTLTTDQWTYDVSSKDNVTSGCSSPVSHIYTSEEHSPSKTDTSSLFSVDNEGYYTSMRLDSGLKSHSHGSINKAGDARHSLYECKDHHSQGDRASLHSNRSLTRSISLRKAKKPPLPPARTDSLRRKPQRKSHHNGSVLSEQLISSLQQSLELNLKTCSEQTPCSGFEDPWVLRPRSQSSISAASSGMSAPAAVCPVTPTHSDSSSQRSDYAESWDFYMDYQGPRSDQGLSSQITRSASVEENQGITGNASFNIGFPSPHCDSSGIQSKLSSSPDKVHRLTSPSSGYSSQSNTPTAGTPVTSLIRAKSPAGRPKPKVPERKSSLRSSVSSSSTSLSSNTSDSFRSIPLPPPLPDVTITSCESSSPTAAMVDSTPPLLPDLSSALEERHNSLSDASPTSDSIDFPPPPPKVFESLSSDEDTSSPPPPSLLPPKPSLCILSPPPPPPPSPPPPLPEMSLQTAAILNTESCLTPKKVVEIEKALNINHIGEQEKTQRPVITAQALQMVQLRPVKLKQIEDMFTAINFDDFEDQAHETNSGKSLEQPVTAICDGQSENGMDASEHEYFDYSFIQEFPEVSTGSLPPGLVSNTGQNVSVNPSETSPVLSSHELLQCTNSLDSPQSSQLKQKPLISPKRPNLSLIIPPIMCPPVSNGLKLLEVHEAQETLESGQLNGTSLRNAADLQALPLDLEVEEESDSDSSTPVVKSRLSLSSELSSRSLQDLQLSDLILHEHDLGLSDKDFGLCDDKSTSDDRSSSSSGSISFKEDEHEENGAVFDSSTESASSINANGEAVEEMVTPARPRTTEDLFAAIHRSKRKVLGRGDSEEERCRNFLPSPPVTPTGSCPSLTSLPRQTSSIQRNLRRSSTSNDSFKALLLKKGSRSESSFRMSATEILKCTDPRFQRANSDHAQSDGLCTSPTSSRRAPEEWARTEGALPRFTAGLTTLKYGRSRTPPSAASSRYNSRSRIPSGPMTAICEKEGEMAESADCCISAESHFALPISSSNTVCAQGST from the exons CGGTTTAAAGTCCTAGACTGCCTATCACAGTCATGCCTCTCTCTCTGCTGTCATTTGAGATCTTGGAAAAGAAAG GCTTCAGAGTCACCTAATGAAGAAGAGAAGCTTGTGTACTCAATGCCACCTCAGACACCTCTGCTGGAACATGACATGGACATCCAGAGAAGCTGGACCAGCTGTCTACCTTTGCCCACTCCTGAGGAGAAGATGAGACTACAGGCCCAGTCGGTGGCCACTGATGTCATTCCCATCAACATTACAG GTGAGAACTTTGACCGTCAGGCCAGCTTCCGTCGCTCTGCAGCAAACACTGATACTATAATTCGAAGACCCAAGAGGGTGCAAAGAAGAAAGACAATAACAGGAGTTCCTGACAACATCCAGACTGAACTAG CAAATAACGAACAAGATGACAGAATCCACCCGATGGCAGATCAGTACTCCACCCTCAGTCGAGTGGGCAGCGTAAACTCCACCCTGAGACGCTTAGACACACGTGACTCCAGTTGCCAAACAGAAGAGGTGAAGATTGTTCCTCCCTCAGTACGCAGAATCAGAGCACAACGAGGCCACGGAATTGCCGCCCAAATGGCCAGCGTCTCCTCCTCAAGCAGCATTTCCACCATGAGTGACTGTAATGGAAATAGCTACACTCAGCTTAATGACAGTGATCAGAGCTTTCACAGTTTGCCACGACAAGGTTCTCACATCTCACATCAACACTGTGAACCAAAGTACAGCAGCTCCCCCTACAGGATGAATTCTGGCTCTACAAGCTCCTTGTCCTACCAGTTTGACATGCAGGATGGCTCCTCGTCCTCACTGCATATGCTCTCCGATTCCAGAAGCAGCACACTAAACAGCCCCAAACTTGCTGAAAATGCAAATTACCAAGGCTCTGATCAAAATAATAGCCCAAGCTTGTTCAGTCTCAGTGGTGCACTACAGAACTCCATTCTTTATGGACACAAAAGGACTGAGGATAACCAGACGCAATCACCTCATTCCTCAGCCCAGTTGCTTAGTACTGCTGATGCCTCGCTGTCGGCTGTCTCCTCCTGCTATGAATCCACAAACTCTCTCTGTACAGGCATCCACACAGAGACTGAGTCCCAGTGCAGCACACTTGATGGCAGAAACTGCGGCAATCGTAACTGTGTCCGCAGGGATTCCAACTTCTCCGAGAGCAGCAATCAAAGCTGCAGCACACTAACCACTGACCAGTGGACGTATGATGTTTCTTCAAAGGACAATGTAACCTCTGGTTGCTCCTCACCTGTCAGCCATATATACACCAGTGAGGAACATTCTCCCAGCAAGACAGACACAAGCTCATTGTTCTCTGTTGACAACGAAGGTTACTACACCTCCATGCGCCTGGACTCTGGCTTGAAGTCACATAGTCACGGCTCGATCAACAAAGCAGGAGACGCAAGGCACAGTTTGTATGAGTGCAAGGACCACCACAGTCAAGGGGATCGTGCAAGCCTGCACAGCAACCGCTCCCTGACTCGCAGCATTTCCCTGCGGAAAGCCAAGAAGCCCCCACTCCCTCCAGCGAGGACTGATTCCTTAAGGCGCAAACCTCAGAGGAAGTCTCACCACAATGGTTCGGTCCTTAGTGAGCAGTTGATCTCCAGTCTCCAGCAGTCCTTAGAGCTTAACCTAAAAACTTGCTCAGAACAGACACCCTGCAGTGGGTTTGAAGACCCTTGGGTTCTCCGACCCAGAAGCCAGAGCAGCATAAGTGCAGCAAGCAGTGGGATGTCTGCACCAGCTGCTGTTTGTCCGGTCACACCCACACACAGTGATAGCAGCAGTCAGCGCTCAGACTACGCAGAGTCGTGGGACTTCTACATGGATTACCAAGGTCCACGATCTGACCAGGGTCTCTCCTCCCAAATCACAAGATCTGCAAGTGTTGAGGAGAATCAAGGAATCACTGGCAATGCATCCTTCAACATCGGATTTCCATCGCCACACTGCGACAGTAGTGGGATTCAGTCAAAACTGAGCTCGTCACCTGACAAGGTTCACCGCTTGACGTCTCCATCAAGTGGTTATTCAAGTCAGTCCAACACCCCGACTGCAGGCACCCCAGTTACTTCTCTAATAAGAGCAAAATCTCCAGCAGGGAGGCCAAAACCAAAAGTGCCTGAAAGAAAGTCCTCCCTGCGGTCTTCTGTGTCGTCCTCCTCTACATCCTTGTCCTCCAACACCTCCGATTCCTTCAGAAGCATACCACTACCTCCACCTCTTCCTGACGTGACCATTACGTCATGTGAATCTTCTAGTCCAACAGCAGCTATGGTAGACTCAACCCCACCTCTTCTACCTGACTTATCCTCTGCCTTGGAAGAGAGACATAATTCGCTTTCAGATGCATCCCCAACATCTGACTCTATTGATTTCCCCCCTCCCCCACCTAAGGTTTTTGAATCTCTGTCAAGCGATGAAGATACAAGTAGTCCTCCACCTCCTTCGCTTCTTCCTCCCAAACCTTCACTGTGCATTCtatctcctcctcctcctcctcctccttcaccACCTCCACCATTACCTGAGATGAGTCTTCAAACAGCAGCCATTTTGAACACAGAGAGTTGTCTTACACCTAAGAAGGTTGTGGAAATTGAAAAAGCACTAAACATCAACCACATTGGAGAGCAAGAGAAGACTCAGAGACCAGTAATCACTGCCCAAGCTCTTCAGATGGTGCAGCTACGACCTGTTAAGCTCAAGCAAATAGAAGATATGTTTACAGCAATCAACTTCGATGATTTTGAAGACCAAGCACATGAAACAAACTCAGGAAAGTCCCTGGAGCAACCGGTGACTGCCATCTGTGACGGTCAGTCTGAAAATGGTATGGATGCATCTGAACATGAATATTTTGATTACAGTTTTATACAAGAATTCCCTGAGGTGTCAACTGGTTCTCTACCTCCTGGCCTGGTCAGCAATACTGGGCAGAATGTTTCAGTGAACCCTTCTGAGACATCTCCAGTTTTATCTTCCCATGAGCTTCTTCAATGCACAAACTCCTTGGACTCTCCTCAAAGTTCTCAGCTGAAACAAAAGCCTCTTATATCACCTAAGAGGCCCAATCTTTCCCTTATTATACCACCCATTATGTGCCCACCTGTCTCTAATGGACTCAAGCTTCTAGAGGTTCATGAAGCACAAGAGACACTTGAGTCAGGGCAACTGAATGGCACGTCCTTGAGAAACGCAGCTGATTTGCAAGCACTTCCTTTAGACCTTGAGGTTGAGGAAGAGAGTGACTCAGACTCTTCAACCCCTGTGGTCAAAAGCAGATTGTCTCTCAGCAGTGAGCTGTCATCACGCAGTCTGCAAGACCTGCAACTCTCTGATCTCATTCTTCATGAGCATGACCTCGGCCTGAGTGATAAAGACTTTGGGCTCTGTGATGATAAAAGTACATCAGATGATCGTTCAAGCAGCAGCTCAGGATCCATCAGCTTTAAAGAGGACGAGCATGAGGAAAATG GTGCCGTGTTTGACTCGAGCACTGAAAGCGCATCTAGCATTAACGCTAACGGAGAGGCTGTGGAGGAGATGGTGACGCCTGCTCGTCCCCGTACTACAGAGGACCTCTTTGCTGCAATTCATAG GTCAAAGAGgaaggtcctgggccgtggcgATTCTGAAGAGGAACGCTGCCGTAACTTCCTCCCTTCCCCACCGGTCACTCCAACAGGCTCTTGCCCCAGCCTAACTTCCTTGCCACGTCAGACCAGCTCCATTCAGCGCAACCTGCGGCGCTCATCCACGAGCAATGACAGTTTTAAAGCACTGCTTCTCAAGAAGGGCAGCCGCTCAGAGTCCAGCTTCCGCATGTCAGCCACTGAGATTCTCAAATGCACAGACCCCCGTTTTCAGAGGGCTAATTCAGATCATGCACAATCTGACGGACTGTGCACCTCTCCGACAAGCAGCAGGAGAGCACCTGAAGAGTGGGCACGTACGGAGGGAGCCTTGCCCCGTTTTACCGCTGGACTAACAACCCTAAAATATGGGCGTTCACGTACACCACCTTCTGCAGCCAGCAGCCGGTACAACAGCCGTAGCCGCATTCCCAGTGGGCCAATGACTGCCATCTGTGAAAAAGAGGGAGAGATGGCCGAGTCTGCAGACTGCTGCATTAGCGCTGAGAGTCATTTCGCCCTGCCCATATCCTCCAGCAATACGGTCTGCGCTCAAGGCAGCACTTAG
- the nhsl1a gene encoding NHS-like protein 1 isoform X6, with protein sequence MVFIATTLKSVIKYFKKKAVSSLDEESKWSVHYTAPWHQQENVFLPGSRPDCVEDLHRQAKVNLKTVLRECDKLRKDGFRSSQYYSQSPAFSATSLCENVHLDEEKTEKKKKASESPNEEEKLVYSMPPQTPLLEHDMDIQRSWTSCLPLPTPEEKMRLQAQSVATDVIPINITGENFDRQASFRRSAANTDTIIRRPKRVQRRKTITGVPDNIQTELANNEQDDRIHPMADQYSTLSRVGSVNSTLRRLDTRDSSCQTEEVKIVPPSVRRIRAQRGHGIAAQMASVSSSSSISTMSDCNGNSYTQLNDSDQSFHSLPRQGSHISHQHCEPKYSSSPYRMNSGSTSSLSYQFDMQDGSSSSLHMLSDSRSSTLNSPKLAENANYQGSDQNNSPSLFSLSGALQNSILYGHKRTEDNQTQSPHSSAQLLSTADASLSAVSSCYESTNSLCTGIHTETESQCSTLDGRNCGNRNCVRRDSNFSESSNQSCSTLTTDQWTYDVSSKDNVTSGCSSPVSHIYTSEEHSPSKTDTSSLFSVDNEGYYTSMRLDSGLKSHSHGSINKAGDARHSLYECKDHHSQGDRASLHSNRSLTRSISLRKAKKPPLPPARTDSLRRKPQRKSHHNGSVLSEQLISSLQQSLELNLKTCSEQTPCSGFEDPWVLRPRSQSSISAASSGMSAPAAVCPVTPTHSDSSSQRSDYAESWDFYMDYQGPRSDQGLSSQITRSASVEENQGITGNASFNIGFPSPHCDSSGIQSKLSSSPDKVHRLTSPSSGYSSQSNTPTAGTPVTSLIRAKSPAGRPKPKVPERKSSLRSSVSSSSTSLSSNTSDSFRSIPLPPPLPDVTITSCESSSPTAAMVDSTPPLLPDLSSALEERHNSLSDASPTSDSIDFPPPPPKVFESLSSDEDTSSPPPPSLLPPKPSLCILSPPPPPPPSPPPPLPEMSLQTAAILNTESCLTPKKVVEIEKALNINHIGEQEKTQRPVITAQALQMVQLRPVKLKQIEDMFTAINFDDFEDQAHETNSGKSLEQPVTAICDGQSENGMDASEHEYFDYSFIQEFPEVSTGSLPPGLVSNTGQNVSVNPSETSPVLSSHELLQCTNSLDSPQSSQLKQKPLISPKRPNLSLIIPPIMCPPVSNGLKLLEVHEAQETLESGQLNGTSLRNAADLQALPLDLEVEEESDSDSSTPVVKSRLSLSSELSSRSLQDLQLSDLILHEHDLGLSDKDFGLCDDKSTSDDRSSSSSGSISFKEDEHEENGAVFDSSTESASSINANGEAVEEMVTPARPRTTEDLFAAIHRSKRKVLGRGDSEEERCRNFLPSPPVTPTGSCPSLTSLPRQTSSIQRNLRRSSTSNDSFKALLLKKGSRSESSFRMSATEILKCTDPRFQRANSDHAQSDGLCTSPTSSRRAPEEWARTEGALPRFTAGLTTLKYGRSRTPPSAASSRYNSRSRIPSGPMTAICEKEGEMAESADCCISAESHFALPISSSNTVCAQGST encoded by the exons GCTTCAGAGTCACCTAATGAAGAAGAGAAGCTTGTGTACTCAATGCCACCTCAGACACCTCTGCTGGAACATGACATGGACATCCAGAGAAGCTGGACCAGCTGTCTACCTTTGCCCACTCCTGAGGAGAAGATGAGACTACAGGCCCAGTCGGTGGCCACTGATGTCATTCCCATCAACATTACAG GTGAGAACTTTGACCGTCAGGCCAGCTTCCGTCGCTCTGCAGCAAACACTGATACTATAATTCGAAGACCCAAGAGGGTGCAAAGAAGAAAGACAATAACAGGAGTTCCTGACAACATCCAGACTGAACTAG CAAATAACGAACAAGATGACAGAATCCACCCGATGGCAGATCAGTACTCCACCCTCAGTCGAGTGGGCAGCGTAAACTCCACCCTGAGACGCTTAGACACACGTGACTCCAGTTGCCAAACAGAAGAGGTGAAGATTGTTCCTCCCTCAGTACGCAGAATCAGAGCACAACGAGGCCACGGAATTGCCGCCCAAATGGCCAGCGTCTCCTCCTCAAGCAGCATTTCCACCATGAGTGACTGTAATGGAAATAGCTACACTCAGCTTAATGACAGTGATCAGAGCTTTCACAGTTTGCCACGACAAGGTTCTCACATCTCACATCAACACTGTGAACCAAAGTACAGCAGCTCCCCCTACAGGATGAATTCTGGCTCTACAAGCTCCTTGTCCTACCAGTTTGACATGCAGGATGGCTCCTCGTCCTCACTGCATATGCTCTCCGATTCCAGAAGCAGCACACTAAACAGCCCCAAACTTGCTGAAAATGCAAATTACCAAGGCTCTGATCAAAATAATAGCCCAAGCTTGTTCAGTCTCAGTGGTGCACTACAGAACTCCATTCTTTATGGACACAAAAGGACTGAGGATAACCAGACGCAATCACCTCATTCCTCAGCCCAGTTGCTTAGTACTGCTGATGCCTCGCTGTCGGCTGTCTCCTCCTGCTATGAATCCACAAACTCTCTCTGTACAGGCATCCACACAGAGACTGAGTCCCAGTGCAGCACACTTGATGGCAGAAACTGCGGCAATCGTAACTGTGTCCGCAGGGATTCCAACTTCTCCGAGAGCAGCAATCAAAGCTGCAGCACACTAACCACTGACCAGTGGACGTATGATGTTTCTTCAAAGGACAATGTAACCTCTGGTTGCTCCTCACCTGTCAGCCATATATACACCAGTGAGGAACATTCTCCCAGCAAGACAGACACAAGCTCATTGTTCTCTGTTGACAACGAAGGTTACTACACCTCCATGCGCCTGGACTCTGGCTTGAAGTCACATAGTCACGGCTCGATCAACAAAGCAGGAGACGCAAGGCACAGTTTGTATGAGTGCAAGGACCACCACAGTCAAGGGGATCGTGCAAGCCTGCACAGCAACCGCTCCCTGACTCGCAGCATTTCCCTGCGGAAAGCCAAGAAGCCCCCACTCCCTCCAGCGAGGACTGATTCCTTAAGGCGCAAACCTCAGAGGAAGTCTCACCACAATGGTTCGGTCCTTAGTGAGCAGTTGATCTCCAGTCTCCAGCAGTCCTTAGAGCTTAACCTAAAAACTTGCTCAGAACAGACACCCTGCAGTGGGTTTGAAGACCCTTGGGTTCTCCGACCCAGAAGCCAGAGCAGCATAAGTGCAGCAAGCAGTGGGATGTCTGCACCAGCTGCTGTTTGTCCGGTCACACCCACACACAGTGATAGCAGCAGTCAGCGCTCAGACTACGCAGAGTCGTGGGACTTCTACATGGATTACCAAGGTCCACGATCTGACCAGGGTCTCTCCTCCCAAATCACAAGATCTGCAAGTGTTGAGGAGAATCAAGGAATCACTGGCAATGCATCCTTCAACATCGGATTTCCATCGCCACACTGCGACAGTAGTGGGATTCAGTCAAAACTGAGCTCGTCACCTGACAAGGTTCACCGCTTGACGTCTCCATCAAGTGGTTATTCAAGTCAGTCCAACACCCCGACTGCAGGCACCCCAGTTACTTCTCTAATAAGAGCAAAATCTCCAGCAGGGAGGCCAAAACCAAAAGTGCCTGAAAGAAAGTCCTCCCTGCGGTCTTCTGTGTCGTCCTCCTCTACATCCTTGTCCTCCAACACCTCCGATTCCTTCAGAAGCATACCACTACCTCCACCTCTTCCTGACGTGACCATTACGTCATGTGAATCTTCTAGTCCAACAGCAGCTATGGTAGACTCAACCCCACCTCTTCTACCTGACTTATCCTCTGCCTTGGAAGAGAGACATAATTCGCTTTCAGATGCATCCCCAACATCTGACTCTATTGATTTCCCCCCTCCCCCACCTAAGGTTTTTGAATCTCTGTCAAGCGATGAAGATACAAGTAGTCCTCCACCTCCTTCGCTTCTTCCTCCCAAACCTTCACTGTGCATTCtatctcctcctcctcctcctcctccttcaccACCTCCACCATTACCTGAGATGAGTCTTCAAACAGCAGCCATTTTGAACACAGAGAGTTGTCTTACACCTAAGAAGGTTGTGGAAATTGAAAAAGCACTAAACATCAACCACATTGGAGAGCAAGAGAAGACTCAGAGACCAGTAATCACTGCCCAAGCTCTTCAGATGGTGCAGCTACGACCTGTTAAGCTCAAGCAAATAGAAGATATGTTTACAGCAATCAACTTCGATGATTTTGAAGACCAAGCACATGAAACAAACTCAGGAAAGTCCCTGGAGCAACCGGTGACTGCCATCTGTGACGGTCAGTCTGAAAATGGTATGGATGCATCTGAACATGAATATTTTGATTACAGTTTTATACAAGAATTCCCTGAGGTGTCAACTGGTTCTCTACCTCCTGGCCTGGTCAGCAATACTGGGCAGAATGTTTCAGTGAACCCTTCTGAGACATCTCCAGTTTTATCTTCCCATGAGCTTCTTCAATGCACAAACTCCTTGGACTCTCCTCAAAGTTCTCAGCTGAAACAAAAGCCTCTTATATCACCTAAGAGGCCCAATCTTTCCCTTATTATACCACCCATTATGTGCCCACCTGTCTCTAATGGACTCAAGCTTCTAGAGGTTCATGAAGCACAAGAGACACTTGAGTCAGGGCAACTGAATGGCACGTCCTTGAGAAACGCAGCTGATTTGCAAGCACTTCCTTTAGACCTTGAGGTTGAGGAAGAGAGTGACTCAGACTCTTCAACCCCTGTGGTCAAAAGCAGATTGTCTCTCAGCAGTGAGCTGTCATCACGCAGTCTGCAAGACCTGCAACTCTCTGATCTCATTCTTCATGAGCATGACCTCGGCCTGAGTGATAAAGACTTTGGGCTCTGTGATGATAAAAGTACATCAGATGATCGTTCAAGCAGCAGCTCAGGATCCATCAGCTTTAAAGAGGACGAGCATGAGGAAAATG GTGCCGTGTTTGACTCGAGCACTGAAAGCGCATCTAGCATTAACGCTAACGGAGAGGCTGTGGAGGAGATGGTGACGCCTGCTCGTCCCCGTACTACAGAGGACCTCTTTGCTGCAATTCATAG GTCAAAGAGgaaggtcctgggccgtggcgATTCTGAAGAGGAACGCTGCCGTAACTTCCTCCCTTCCCCACCGGTCACTCCAACAGGCTCTTGCCCCAGCCTAACTTCCTTGCCACGTCAGACCAGCTCCATTCAGCGCAACCTGCGGCGCTCATCCACGAGCAATGACAGTTTTAAAGCACTGCTTCTCAAGAAGGGCAGCCGCTCAGAGTCCAGCTTCCGCATGTCAGCCACTGAGATTCTCAAATGCACAGACCCCCGTTTTCAGAGGGCTAATTCAGATCATGCACAATCTGACGGACTGTGCACCTCTCCGACAAGCAGCAGGAGAGCACCTGAAGAGTGGGCACGTACGGAGGGAGCCTTGCCCCGTTTTACCGCTGGACTAACAACCCTAAAATATGGGCGTTCACGTACACCACCTTCTGCAGCCAGCAGCCGGTACAACAGCCGTAGCCGCATTCCCAGTGGGCCAATGACTGCCATCTGTGAAAAAGAGGGAGAGATGGCCGAGTCTGCAGACTGCTGCATTAGCGCTGAGAGTCATTTCGCCCTGCCCATATCCTCCAGCAATACGGTCTGCGCTCAAGGCAGCACTTAG